Proteins from a single region of Pseudomonas sp. BSw22131:
- a CDS encoding ATP-binding cassette domain-containing protein — protein MTLLKFSDVSLAFGSMPLLDKVSWQIARGERVCIIGRNGTGKSSMLKLVKGVQKPDDGSVWRAPGLKIGELPQELPVADDRTVFDVVAEGLDGVGALLAEYHHLSQNIVTAEDLDKLMHVQQDLEARDGWRLQQLVDSTLSRLQLPADKTLAELSGGWRRRVLLAQALVSEPDLLLLDEPTNHLDIGAIAWLEEALKDFQGAVLFITHDRSFLQNLATRILELDRGGLIDWNGDYASFLVHKEAALAAEETANALFDKRLAQEEVWIRQGIKARRTRNEGRVRALKELRVERSERRERTGKANIQLDTADKSGKQVMVLDNVSFAHPGGPMLIKDFSMVLQREDRIGLLGANGTGKTTLLKLMLDNLQPTSGTVEVGTRLDVAYFDQLRHQLDLEKTVIDNVAEGRDFIDIDGQSRHVLSYLGDFLFSPQRARTPVKALSGGERARLLLAKLFSKPANLLVLDEPTNDLDVETLELLEEVLLTFKGTVLMVSHDRAFLDNVVTSTLVFEGEGKVREFVGGYQDWLRQGGSPRLLGVTDSKSGKSELATAVVEAQPVAAAEMPVAKKKLSYKLQRELEALPAQIDAVEAQMAVLNAEMAEPGFYQRPAEQTTAVIAQLESLQGELDGLLERWAELDD, from the coding sequence ATGACCCTGCTCAAATTCAGCGATGTGTCCCTTGCGTTCGGCTCCATGCCGTTGTTGGACAAGGTGTCGTGGCAGATCGCCCGTGGTGAGCGGGTCTGCATCATTGGTCGCAACGGCACTGGCAAGTCCAGCATGTTGAAGCTGGTCAAAGGCGTGCAAAAGCCCGATGACGGCAGCGTCTGGCGCGCCCCGGGCCTGAAAATCGGCGAGCTGCCGCAAGAGTTGCCGGTAGCCGACGACCGTACCGTTTTCGATGTGGTCGCTGAAGGCCTGGACGGTGTGGGCGCCTTGCTCGCCGAGTACCATCACCTGAGTCAGAACATCGTCACCGCCGAGGATCTGGACAAGCTGATGCACGTTCAGCAAGACCTCGAGGCCCGTGATGGCTGGCGCTTGCAGCAATTGGTAGACAGCACCCTCAGCCGTCTGCAGTTGCCCGCCGACAAAACCCTCGCCGAACTCTCCGGTGGCTGGCGTCGCCGGGTACTGCTGGCACAGGCGCTGGTCTCGGAGCCGGATCTGCTGCTGCTCGACGAGCCGACTAACCACCTGGACATCGGTGCGATTGCCTGGCTCGAAGAGGCGCTGAAAGATTTCCAGGGCGCCGTTCTGTTCATCACGCACGACCGTTCCTTCCTGCAGAACCTCGCCACGCGCATTCTTGAGCTGGATCGTGGCGGCCTGATTGACTGGAACGGCGACTACGCCAGCTTCCTGGTCCACAAGGAAGCTGCGCTGGCCGCCGAAGAAACCGCCAACGCACTGTTCGACAAGCGTCTGGCTCAGGAAGAAGTCTGGATCCGCCAGGGCATCAAAGCGCGACGCACCCGCAACGAAGGTCGTGTGCGCGCCTTGAAAGAACTGCGTGTAGAGCGCAGTGAGCGCCGCGAGCGTACCGGTAAGGCCAACATTCAGCTGGATACCGCCGACAAGTCCGGCAAACAGGTGATGGTGCTCGACAACGTCAGCTTCGCCCACCCGGGTGGCCCGATGTTGATCAAGGACTTCTCGATGGTCCTGCAGCGCGAAGATCGCATTGGTCTGCTGGGCGCAAACGGCACTGGCAAGACCACTCTGCTCAAGTTGATGCTCGACAATCTTCAGCCCACCAGTGGCACGGTTGAAGTGGGTACGCGTCTGGATGTCGCTTACTTCGATCAGTTGCGCCATCAGTTGGATCTGGAAAAGACCGTTATCGACAACGTAGCAGAAGGTCGTGATTTCATCGATATCGATGGCCAGAGCCGCCACGTTTTGAGTTACCTGGGCGACTTCCTGTTCAGCCCACAGCGCGCCCGTACGCCGGTTAAAGCCTTGTCAGGTGGTGAGCGCGCCAGGTTGCTGTTGGCAAAACTGTTCAGCAAACCGGCCAACCTGCTGGTACTCGATGAGCCGACCAACGATCTGGACGTCGAAACCCTCGAGCTGCTTGAAGAGGTTCTGTTGACCTTCAAGGGCACGGTGCTGATGGTCAGCCACGACCGGGCATTCCTCGACAACGTCGTGACCAGCACCCTCGTGTTCGAAGGCGAGGGCAAGGTTCGCGAGTTCGTTGGCGGCTATCAGGACTGGTTGCGCCAAGGCGGTTCGCCGCGGTTGTTGGGTGTCACCGACAGCAAGTCGGGCAAGTCCGAACTGGCGACTGCAGTGGTTGAGGCTCAGCCTGTAGCTGCAGCGGAAATGCCGGTCGCCAAGAAAAAGCTCAGCTATAAGTTGCAGCGCGAACTCGAAGCGTTGCCAGCCCAGATCGACGCTGTTGAAGCGCAGATGGCTGTACTGAATGCTGAAATGGCCGAGCCTGGCTTCTACCAGCGTCCTGCCGAGCAGACCACAGCGGTGATCGCTCAGCTGGAAAGCCTGCAGGGCGAGTTAGACGGTCTGCTTGAGCGTTGGGCTGAGCTGGACGATTGA
- a CDS encoding transglycosylase SLT domain-containing protein, translating to MRSRFFSLLSCLLLSATAAQSVQAVDLSQQRQYYDEAKRALAKGDSGPYRMYGAALADYPLEPYLAYDELTARLNSASDQEIEKFFADHGDLPQANYMKLRWLRQLAARGDWQPFVEYYDPKLNFVELDCLYGQYQLGHNLKAEGYANAEKLWMTGKTLPAACDAFFAQWAAEGQLTEQKRWQRAKLAAQTRNYALANQLVNSLNSLAPQGRLLIAVAQKPEMINNQAQFVPADEAMSDVVGLGLRRLAKQDPQRALELLDAYAPALRFSHEEQVQIAKEIGLTLARSYDGRALEVMTKYDPDLRDDTVTEWRLRLLLRLARWNDAYELTRRLPQSLATTNRWRYWQARSLELSQPNSPLLPALYKNVAKERDFYGFLAADRTQTSYQLNNKPLMLSQATINKVRNTPGVRRALEFYERGQIVDGRREWYHVTRRFTRDEMVAQAKLAYDMKWYFPAIRTISQAQYWDDLDIRFPMAHRDTLVREAQVRGLHSSWVFAITRQESAFMDDARSGVGASGLMQLMPATAKETARKFSIPLTSPAQVLDPDKNIQLGAAYLSQVHSQFNGNRVLASAAYNAGPGRVRQWLRGANHLAFDVWVESIPFDETRQYVQNVLSYAVIYGQKLNAPQPLVDWHERFFDDL from the coding sequence ATGCGCAGTCGTTTCTTTAGTCTTTTGTCCTGCCTGCTTCTGTCGGCGACCGCCGCCCAGTCTGTCCAAGCGGTCGACCTCTCCCAACAACGCCAATACTACGATGAAGCCAAGCGTGCGCTGGCCAAGGGCGACTCTGGCCCTTATCGGATGTACGGCGCGGCGCTGGCCGATTATCCGCTCGAACCCTACCTTGCATACGATGAACTGACCGCCCGCCTGAATAGCGCCAGCGATCAGGAGATCGAAAAGTTCTTTGCCGACCACGGCGACCTTCCCCAGGCCAACTACATGAAGTTGCGCTGGCTGCGACAACTTGCAGCGCGGGGCGACTGGCAACCGTTTGTCGAGTATTACGATCCCAAGCTTAATTTCGTCGAGCTGGACTGCCTGTATGGTCAATACCAGTTAGGCCACAACTTGAAAGCAGAAGGTTACGCCAACGCCGAGAAGCTCTGGATGACCGGCAAGACCCTGCCCGCTGCGTGTGATGCGTTCTTTGCCCAGTGGGCCGCCGAGGGCCAGCTCACCGAGCAGAAACGTTGGCAGCGCGCCAAGCTGGCGGCGCAAACCCGCAATTACGCGCTGGCCAACCAATTGGTCAACAGCCTGAACTCCCTCGCCCCCCAAGGCCGCTTGCTGATTGCCGTCGCGCAAAAGCCGGAAATGATCAACAACCAGGCCCAGTTCGTTCCTGCCGACGAGGCAATGTCGGACGTCGTCGGCCTGGGCCTGCGCCGCCTGGCTAAGCAGGATCCCCAGCGCGCACTCGAACTGCTTGACGCCTACGCACCGGCGCTGCGCTTTTCCCACGAAGAACAAGTGCAGATCGCCAAGGAAATCGGCCTCACCCTCGCGCGCAGCTACGATGGCCGCGCCCTGGAGGTGATGACCAAGTACGACCCGGATCTGCGCGACGACACGGTGACCGAATGGCGCCTGCGCCTGCTGCTGCGCCTGGCCCGCTGGAATGACGCTTACGAACTGACGCGTCGCCTGCCGCAATCGCTGGCCACCACCAATCGCTGGCGCTACTGGCAGGCGCGTTCACTGGAGCTGTCGCAGCCCAACAGCCCTCTTCTGCCTGCGCTCTACAAGAATGTAGCCAAGGAGCGCGACTTTTATGGCTTCCTGGCAGCGGATCGCACTCAGACCTCTTACCAGTTGAACAACAAACCCCTGATGCTCAGTCAGGCCACCATCAACAAAGTACGCAATACGCCGGGCGTGCGTCGTGCGCTTGAGTTTTACGAGCGCGGCCAGATCGTTGACGGGCGTCGCGAGTGGTACCACGTTACCCGCCGCTTTACCCGTGACGAGATGGTTGCGCAGGCGAAACTGGCGTACGACATGAAGTGGTACTTCCCGGCTATCCGCACGATCAGTCAGGCGCAGTACTGGGATGATCTGGACATTCGCTTCCCGATGGCACACCGCGACACGCTGGTTCGGGAAGCGCAGGTGCGCGGCCTGCATTCAAGCTGGGTGTTCGCGATCACCCGCCAGGAAAGCGCGTTCATGGACGACGCACGCTCCGGTGTCGGCGCCAGTGGCCTGATGCAACTGATGCCGGCCACTGCCAAAGAGACCGCTCGCAAGTTCAGCATCCCGCTGACCTCACCCGCGCAGGTGCTGGATCCGGACAAGAATATTCAGCTTGGGGCGGCTTATCTGAGCCAGGTTCACAGCCAGTTCAACGGCAACCGCGTGCTGGCTTCAGCGGCCTATAACGCGGGCCCAGGTCGTGTACGGCAATGGCTGAGAGGGGCGAACCACCTGGCGTTCGACGTGTGGGTTGAAAGCATTCCGTTCGATGAAACCCGCCAGTACGTACAAAACGTACTGTCTTACGCAGTCATCTATGGACAGAAGCTGAATGCACCGCAGCCGCTGGTGGATTGGCATGAGCGGTTTTTTGACGATTTATAA
- a CDS encoding MOSC domain-containing protein, producing MPHLSALYRYPLKSCKAEPLQRAQFDELGLTGDRRWMLVDETNGRFFTQRVLPQMSQLSVLWKEAGGVTLSAPGNAPIDVRVPEDVESNLRGITVWRDTFRVPDAGDEAARWVSDFVGRPTRLVYMPSERARWLPSGYGDVNDRVSFADGFPLLLIGQASLDDLSGKIGREQEMLRFRPNLVVEGSEAFAEDGWKRIRIGEMEFRLLKGCSRCILTTIDPATGERTEDREPLTTLKTYREWDGQIWFGQNMVSDGPGVLEVGMPVEVLE from the coding sequence ATGCCGCACCTCAGCGCGTTGTATCGTTACCCCCTCAAGTCCTGCAAGGCCGAGCCGCTGCAACGCGCGCAGTTCGATGAGTTGGGCCTGACCGGTGACCGACGCTGGATGTTGGTGGACGAGACCAATGGACGGTTTTTTACTCAGCGTGTGCTGCCGCAGATGTCACAGTTGTCGGTGCTGTGGAAGGAGGCGGGCGGCGTTACGCTGTCGGCGCCAGGTAATGCGCCCATTGATGTGCGGGTCCCGGAAGACGTGGAATCGAACCTGCGCGGCATCACGGTGTGGCGCGATACGTTCAGGGTGCCGGATGCCGGTGATGAAGCGGCGCGATGGGTCAGTGATTTTGTGGGCAGACCCACGCGCTTGGTGTACATGCCCAGCGAACGGGCACGTTGGCTGCCCAGTGGTTATGGCGATGTAAATGACCGGGTGAGTTTCGCTGACGGCTTCCCGCTGTTGCTGATCGGTCAGGCGTCGCTTGATGATTTGTCTGGCAAGATTGGCCGGGAGCAGGAAATGCTGCGCTTCCGGCCCAATCTGGTGGTGGAAGGCAGTGAAGCGTTCGCCGAGGATGGCTGGAAACGCATCCGCATCGGTGAAATGGAATTCCGTCTGCTCAAGGGCTGCTCGCGCTGCATTCTGACCACTATCGATCCTGCGACCGGTGAACGCACCGAAGATCGTGAACCCCTGACCACTCTCAAGACCTACCGGGAATGGGACGGGCAGATCTGGTTTGGGCAGAACATGGTCAGCGACGGCCCCGGCGTACTCGAAGTTGGCATGCCGGTTGAGGTTCTGGAGTAA
- a CDS encoding chemotaxis protein CheV produces the protein MAGILDTVDQRTQLVGENRLEILMFRLAGRQLFAINVFKVQEVLQLPKLTLMPQRHPYVCGVVNLRGQTLPVIDLSQAIGMRPLVPSPSSTIIVTEYNRSVQAFLVGGVDRIVNMNWEAILPPPTSAGRQHYLTAISKVDDQLVEIIDVEKVLAEIVPYSAKVSREKLEDPVLERARGREVLLVDDSNVALAQLRETLGQLGVKMHVARDGLKALNMLKGWADSGEVMTDKLLMIFTDAEMPEMDGYRLTTEIRNDPRLRGLYVVLHTSLSGSFNESMVKKVGCDNFLSKFQPDKLVDVVRERLMLDQS, from the coding sequence ATGGCTGGCATTCTCGACACAGTAGATCAACGCACTCAGCTGGTGGGTGAGAACCGCCTGGAAATTCTCATGTTTCGCCTGGCCGGCCGACAGTTGTTCGCAATCAACGTGTTTAAGGTTCAGGAAGTACTCCAGCTGCCCAAGCTCACCTTGATGCCCCAGCGCCATCCCTATGTCTGCGGGGTGGTCAACCTTCGTGGACAGACGCTGCCGGTTATTGACCTGTCTCAGGCGATCGGCATGCGGCCGTTGGTGCCAAGCCCGTCGAGCACAATCATCGTCACTGAGTACAACCGCTCGGTTCAGGCATTCCTGGTGGGCGGTGTGGACCGCATCGTCAACATGAACTGGGAAGCGATTCTGCCACCACCGACCAGTGCGGGGCGCCAGCATTACCTGACCGCTATCAGTAAAGTCGATGACCAACTGGTTGAGATTATCGACGTGGAAAAAGTCCTCGCTGAAATCGTGCCCTACAGCGCCAAGGTCTCCCGTGAAAAACTTGAAGATCCGGTGCTGGAACGCGCCCGGGGGCGCGAAGTCCTGCTGGTCGACGACTCCAACGTGGCGTTGGCGCAATTACGCGAAACGCTGGGTCAGCTGGGCGTTAAAATGCACGTCGCCCGCGATGGCCTTAAAGCGCTGAACATGCTCAAGGGCTGGGCTGACAGCGGAGAGGTGATGACTGACAAGCTGCTGATGATCTTCACCGATGCCGAGATGCCGGAAATGGATGGCTACCGGTTGACCACCGAAATTCGTAACGACCCGAGGCTGCGCGGCCTGTACGTGGTGCTGCACACCTCGTTGTCAGGCAGTTTCAACGAGTCGATGGTCAAGAAGGTCGGCTGCGATAACTTCCTGTCCAAGTTCCAGCCGGACAAACTGGTTGACGTGGTCCGTGAGCGCTTGATGCTCGATCAATCGTAA
- a CDS encoding sensor histidine kinase has protein sequence MHASYKIFKLWPPSTKNAWRLTAVLCVGAAACNLALHFMCSALPISLLVLNLTAFLSVWYAQARLGRSIQFQPQELADHMLQVQETERHRLSRELHDDIGQMLTAAKLQSDWLQRRLPTELQPHWAVLNNTLDETLAKVRDVSAILNPRQLASLGLEASLRAHLLRTLTDTQVLWSLECQQRLTGIPEEVAVAAFRITQEAVTNVLRHARASNLIVRIQRRADGLALSITDDGIGFTPAVNPGEQGQRGMAGMGERAALMGGTFNIESAPGTGTHIQAVFPWAPRAQKRAATSSAS, from the coding sequence ATGCACGCCAGCTACAAGATCTTCAAATTATGGCCGCCAAGTACCAAAAATGCCTGGCGACTGACCGCGGTGCTGTGCGTGGGAGCTGCGGCGTGCAATCTGGCGCTGCACTTCATGTGTAGTGCGCTGCCCATCAGCTTGCTGGTACTCAATCTCACGGCGTTTCTGAGCGTCTGGTACGCCCAGGCGCGCCTGGGAAGGTCCATTCAGTTTCAGCCTCAGGAGCTTGCGGACCACATGCTTCAGGTTCAGGAAACGGAACGCCACCGACTGAGTCGCGAGCTGCACGATGACATCGGTCAAATGCTCACCGCCGCGAAATTGCAAAGCGACTGGCTGCAAAGGCGTTTGCCGACAGAACTGCAACCTCATTGGGCGGTGCTCAACAACACGCTGGATGAAACCCTCGCCAAGGTGCGCGACGTCTCGGCCATTCTCAACCCGCGCCAATTGGCGAGTCTGGGGCTTGAGGCCAGCTTGCGTGCCCACCTGCTGCGCACGCTCACCGACACCCAAGTGCTGTGGAGCCTGGAGTGCCAGCAAAGGCTGACCGGAATTCCGGAAGAAGTGGCGGTGGCTGCGTTCCGGATCACCCAGGAGGCCGTCACTAACGTATTGCGTCATGCCCGAGCGAGTAACCTGATCGTGCGGATACAACGGCGCGCCGACGGGCTGGCGCTCAGCATCACTGACGACGGAATCGGCTTTACTCCAGCCGTCAATCCTGGCGAACAAGGCCAACGCGGCATGGCCGGCATGGGCGAACGCGCGGCACTGATGGGTGGCACCTTCAACATCGAAAGCGCGCCGGGCACTGGCACCCATATCCAGGCCGTATTCCCTTGGGCGCCTCGCGCACAAAAACGTGCCGCCACAAGTAGTGCCTCATGA
- a CDS encoding response regulator produces the protein MTCTLLLIDDHSLIRAGVRALVADIPGYTVVGEGADGEQLLELTLTLRPDIILLDISMKRSNGLDALETLKKTLPDSKVLILSMHTEPHLIMRALEAGAHGYLLKDATATEIEQALDALRSGERYLSPAIAHTVINQALVGSKSAKADVHDNHALTARQLEILRLIVRGKSTREIATGLSLSIKTVETHRSQIMKRLQIYDVAGLVLFCVREQIISLDD, from the coding sequence ATGACGTGCACGCTACTGTTGATCGACGACCACTCACTGATCAGGGCTGGAGTCCGTGCGCTGGTGGCGGACATTCCGGGCTATACCGTCGTGGGTGAAGGCGCCGATGGCGAGCAATTGCTGGAGCTGACGCTCACGCTGCGGCCGGACATCATCCTCCTCGACATCTCGATGAAACGCAGCAACGGGCTTGATGCTCTGGAGACACTGAAAAAGACATTGCCCGACAGCAAAGTACTGATTCTGTCGATGCACACCGAGCCCCACTTGATCATGCGGGCGCTTGAGGCTGGTGCGCATGGCTATCTACTCAAGGATGCAACGGCGACAGAGATCGAACAGGCGCTAGACGCACTGCGCAGCGGCGAGCGTTACTTGAGCCCGGCAATCGCCCATACCGTGATCAACCAGGCACTCGTGGGGAGCAAATCAGCCAAGGCCGACGTTCACGACAACCACGCGCTGACGGCGCGCCAACTGGAAATCCTGCGGCTGATCGTGCGCGGGAAGTCCACCCGGGAAATCGCCACCGGCCTGAGCCTGAGCATCAAGACTGTCGAGACCCACCGTTCGCAGATCATGAAGCGCCTGCAGATCTACGACGTGGCGGGCCTTGTTCTGTTTTGCGTACGCGAGCAGATCATCAGTCTGGACGATTAA
- the yegS gene encoding lipid kinase YegS: protein MTERRAILILHGKQALNEDVRNAVEKKRQRGWSLDVRLTWEAGDAQRLVNEALADGHREIIAGGGDGTLRDIAEALAQADTDARLTILPLGTANDFARSAEVPLEVEKALDLLDVPAYAVDMGEVDGQMFLNMATGGFGSQVTANTSEDLKKVLGGAAYLFTGLSRFSELSAAYGEITGPDFHWQGEMLALGIGNGRQAGGGHPLCPTALADDGMLDVSILPAPQEVIGTLRSLLEGGLGVENMFVRARLPWVELKSTQGLDINLDGEPLKGENLRFEIRPAALHVHLPSHSPLLGRSARLNRPD from the coding sequence ATGACAGAGCGCAGAGCAATTTTGATTCTCCACGGCAAGCAGGCGCTCAACGAGGATGTGCGCAATGCGGTGGAGAAAAAACGCCAACGAGGCTGGAGCCTGGACGTCCGGCTGACGTGGGAAGCGGGCGACGCGCAGCGCCTGGTCAATGAAGCCCTTGCTGATGGACACCGCGAGATTATCGCCGGCGGTGGCGATGGTACGTTGCGTGATATCGCCGAGGCGCTGGCGCAAGCCGACACCGACGCCCGGCTGACCATCTTGCCGCTGGGCACTGCCAATGACTTCGCGCGTTCGGCCGAAGTGCCGCTGGAAGTCGAGAAAGCGCTGGACCTGCTGGATGTACCCGCTTACGCGGTGGACATGGGCGAGGTCGATGGGCAGATGTTCCTGAACATGGCCACGGGCGGCTTCGGCAGCCAGGTCACCGCCAATACCTCCGAAGACCTGAAGAAAGTCCTGGGCGGCGCGGCGTACCTCTTTACCGGCTTGTCGCGTTTCAGCGAGCTGAGCGCGGCTTACGGTGAGATCACTGGCCCCGATTTCCACTGGCAGGGCGAAATGCTCGCACTGGGTATTGGCAATGGGCGTCAAGCAGGGGGGGGTCACCCTCTGTGTCCGACAGCACTGGCCGACGACGGCATGCTCGACGTCAGCATCCTGCCAGCGCCTCAGGAAGTGATCGGCACGCTCAGGAGTCTGCTTGAGGGCGGGCTGGGGGTTGAGAACATGTTCGTCAGGGCCCGCTTGCCTTGGGTCGAGCTCAAGTCGACCCAAGGGCTGGATATCAATCTGGACGGCGAGCCGCTGAAAGGCGAGAACCTTCGTTTCGAGATCCGGCCAGCCGCACTGCACGTTCACCTGCCATCGCATTCCCCGTTGCTGGGCCGGTCCGCGCGGCTTAATCGTCCAGACTGA
- a CDS encoding mannose-1-phosphate guanylyltransferase/mannose-6-phosphate isomerase, whose translation MGTLIPCIIAGGAGTRLWPVSREAMPKPFMRLPDGESLLQKTFKRATGLKDVESLLTVTNRDVYFRTVDDYRLLNKTKVQLDFLLEPFGRNTAPAIAAAALHVLSRYGADAQLLILPADHLISDIEAFGAAVASARKLADEGWLVTFGLKPTKPETGFGYIEKGQALSGEAFQVARFVEKPDAHTAQEYLDGGLHLWNGGMFCMRVDVLLSELEVHAPDVLAAVKACLAQCTSKEGNNELQMELDSTSFALAPDISIDYALMERSQKVAVLPCELGWSDIGSWQAIRELTPGDAQGNQCNGQTVLHDVTNCYIDSPKRLVGALGLDNLIIIDTPDAILIADASRSQEVKVIAQELKRQGHPAYLLHNTVTRPWGTYTVLEEGKRFKIKRIMVKPQASLSLQMHHHRSEHWIVVSGMALVSNNDREFLLDTNESTFIKPGHTHRLVNPGVIDLVMIEVQSGEYLGEDDIVRFTDVYGRVPEATKA comes from the coding sequence ATGGGCACTTTGATTCCCTGCATTATCGCTGGCGGTGCTGGCACCCGTCTTTGGCCTGTCTCGCGTGAAGCGATGCCCAAGCCGTTCATGCGACTGCCGGATGGCGAAAGCCTGCTGCAAAAAACATTCAAACGGGCGACAGGGCTGAAAGACGTCGAAAGCCTGCTGACCGTGACCAACCGCGATGTGTACTTCCGCACCGTGGACGACTACCGCCTGCTGAATAAAACAAAAGTGCAACTGGACTTTCTGCTGGAGCCGTTCGGTCGCAATACAGCCCCCGCCATCGCCGCGGCGGCCCTGCATGTGCTGTCGCGCTACGGCGCCGACGCGCAATTGCTTATCTTGCCGGCCGATCACCTGATCAGTGACATCGAAGCGTTCGGCGCAGCCGTAGCCAGTGCGCGCAAACTCGCCGACGAGGGCTGGCTGGTGACGTTCGGCCTCAAGCCGACCAAGCCGGAAACAGGCTTCGGCTACATCGAGAAGGGCCAGGCACTCAGTGGAGAAGCATTCCAGGTGGCGCGTTTCGTCGAGAAACCGGATGCGCACACGGCTCAGGAATACCTCGACGGCGGCCTGCACCTCTGGAACGGCGGCATGTTCTGCATGCGCGTTGACGTTCTGTTGAGTGAACTGGAAGTCCACGCGCCGGACGTGTTGGCGGCGGTCAAGGCTTGCCTGGCCCAGTGCACGAGCAAAGAAGGCAACAATGAGCTGCAAATGGAGCTGGACAGCACCAGCTTTGCGCTCGCGCCGGACATCTCCATCGACTACGCACTGATGGAGCGTTCGCAGAAAGTCGCCGTCCTGCCTTGCGAGCTCGGCTGGAGCGACATCGGCTCCTGGCAGGCGATTCGCGAACTGACGCCCGGCGACGCTCAAGGCAATCAGTGCAACGGGCAAACGGTCCTGCATGACGTGACCAATTGCTACATCGACTCCCCGAAACGCCTCGTTGGCGCTCTGGGCCTCGATAACCTGATCATTATCGACACCCCCGATGCAATCCTGATCGCCGACGCGTCGCGCAGCCAGGAAGTGAAGGTCATCGCGCAGGAACTCAAACGTCAGGGTCACCCGGCGTACCTGCTGCACAACACCGTCACCCGGCCTTGGGGCACCTACACCGTGCTCGAAGAAGGCAAGCGCTTCAAGATCAAGCGCATCATGGTCAAGCCTCAGGCCTCGCTTTCGCTGCAAATGCACCACCATCGCAGCGAACACTGGATTGTCGTCAGCGGCATGGCGCTCGTGAGCAACAATGATCGCGAATTCTTGCTCGACACCAACGAATCGACGTTCATCAAGCCGGGACACACTCACCGCCTGGTCAACCCTGGCGTGATCGATCTGGTGATGATCGAAGTGCAGAGCGGCGAATACCTGGGCGAAGACGACATCGTGCGGTTCACCGACGTTTACGGCCGCGTCCCGGAAGCGACCAAGGCCTGA
- a CDS encoding VOC family protein yields MIDHLDHLVLTAVDADATVDFYTRVLGMQLETFGEGRRAFRFGNQKINLHVRGQEFEPKAHVPVPGALDLCFIASIGLEQVIERLNDADWPIIEGPINRTGAAGPIRSVYVRDPDLNLIEISEYL; encoded by the coding sequence ATGATCGATCACCTCGACCATCTGGTCCTGACCGCCGTAGACGCCGACGCGACAGTGGATTTCTATACCCGCGTGCTCGGCATGCAGTTGGAGACATTCGGGGAAGGACGGCGCGCGTTCAGGTTCGGCAATCAGAAGATCAACCTGCACGTGCGCGGTCAGGAGTTCGAGCCCAAGGCCCACGTCCCGGTGCCAGGTGCGCTGGATCTGTGTTTTATCGCGTCTATAGGGCTTGAGCAGGTGATTGAGCGCTTGAACGATGCCGATTGGCCGATCATCGAGGGGCCAATCAACCGCACAGGTGCTGCCGGGCCGATCCGCTCGGTGTATGTGCGTGATCCGGACCTGAACCTGATCGAAATTTCCGAGTACCTCTGA